Proteins from a single region of Streptomyces vinaceus:
- a CDS encoding MBL fold metallo-hydrolase codes for MDVRWEEAGWERLTGRTGRRRLPVWDCTVGLVVGDESVLLIDPGSCLREGAQLRAEAERLTGRRVTHIAFTHGHFDHVLGGAAFAGAEVYGAVGLDAELSTGREELRVSAVTQGLAEAEAAEAVDLLVVPKHSVSGEWTLELGGVQVLLANVGPGHTRYDLAVFVPGEREAVFCGDLVEESGEPQAGSDAVPAQWPAALDRLLSLGGDDALYVPGHGAVVPAAFVREQRDTLARRFGVSAV; via the coding sequence ATGGACGTGCGTTGGGAAGAGGCGGGCTGGGAGCGGCTGACCGGACGGACCGGACGGCGACGACTCCCGGTGTGGGACTGCACCGTGGGACTGGTGGTGGGGGACGAATCGGTGCTCCTGATCGATCCGGGTTCGTGCCTGCGGGAAGGCGCGCAGCTGCGGGCGGAGGCGGAGCGGCTGACGGGCCGGCGCGTGACGCATATCGCATTCACGCACGGCCATTTCGATCACGTACTGGGCGGGGCCGCGTTCGCGGGCGCCGAGGTGTACGGGGCGGTCGGGCTGGACGCGGAGCTGTCGACGGGCCGGGAGGAACTGCGCGTCAGTGCGGTCACGCAGGGGCTGGCGGAGGCCGAGGCGGCCGAGGCGGTGGACCTGCTGGTGGTCCCGAAGCACTCCGTGTCGGGCGAATGGACGCTGGAGCTGGGCGGGGTACAGGTGCTGCTGGCCAACGTAGGGCCCGGGCACACCCGGTACGACCTGGCGGTGTTCGTGCCGGGCGAGCGCGAGGCGGTGTTCTGCGGGGACCTCGTCGAGGAGTCGGGGGAGCCGCAGGCGGGCAGTGACGCGGTGCCGGCGCAGTGGCCGGCGGCGCTGGACCGGTTGCTGTCGCTGGGCGGGGACGACGCGCTGTACGTGCCGGGTCACGGAGCGGTGGTCCCGGCGGCGTTCGTGCGTGAGCAACGCGACACACTGGCACGGCGGTTCGGCGTGTCGGCCGTGTGA
- the hrcA gene encoding heat-inducible transcriptional repressor HrcA yields the protein MLSERRLEVLRAIVQDYVGTEEPVGSKALTERHRLGVSPATVRNDMAVLEEEGYIAQPHTSAGRIPTDKGYRLFVDRLAGVKPLSTPERRAIQNFLDGAVDLDDVVGRTVRLLAQLTRQVAVVQYPSLTRSTVRHVELLSLAPARLMLVLITDTGRVEQRLVDCQAPFGEASLADLRARLNSRVVGRRFTDVPQLVQDLPESFEPEDRGTVSTVLSTLLETLVEEAEERLMIGGTANLTRFGHDFPLTIRPVLEALEEQVVLLKLLGEANESGMAVRIGHENAYEGLNSTSVVSVGYGSGGETVAKLGVVGPTRMDYPGTMGAVRAVARYVGQILAES from the coding sequence ATGCTCAGCGAACGCAGACTCGAGGTGCTGCGCGCCATCGTCCAGGACTACGTCGGGACGGAGGAGCCGGTCGGCTCCAAGGCGCTCACCGAGCGGCACCGGCTCGGCGTCTCGCCCGCCACCGTGCGCAACGACATGGCCGTGCTGGAGGAGGAGGGCTACATCGCCCAGCCCCACACCAGCGCCGGCCGGATCCCCACCGACAAGGGCTACCGGCTCTTCGTCGACAGGCTGGCGGGGGTCAAACCCCTGTCGACGCCCGAGCGCCGGGCCATCCAGAACTTCCTCGACGGCGCCGTCGACCTCGACGACGTCGTCGGCCGCACCGTGCGGCTGCTCGCGCAGCTCACCCGGCAGGTCGCCGTCGTCCAGTACCCGAGCCTGACCCGGTCCACGGTCCGGCACGTCGAGCTGCTGTCGCTGGCCCCGGCCCGGCTGATGCTCGTACTGATCACCGACACCGGCCGGGTCGAGCAGCGGCTCGTCGACTGCCAGGCGCCGTTCGGCGAGGCCTCGCTCGCCGATCTGCGGGCGCGGCTCAACAGCCGGGTCGTCGGCCGACGGTTCACCGACGTGCCGCAGCTCGTACAGGACCTGCCGGAGTCCTTCGAACCGGAGGACCGCGGCACGGTGTCGACGGTGCTCTCCACGCTGCTGGAGACGCTGGTCGAAGAGGCCGAGGAGCGGCTGATGATCGGCGGGACCGCCAATCTCACGCGCTTCGGACACGATTTTCCCCTGACGATCAGGCCGGTGCTCGAAGCGCTGGAGGAGCAGGTCGTGCTCCTCAAGCTGCTGGGCGAGGCCAACGAGTCGGGGATGGCCGTACGGATCGGGCATGAGAATGCCTACGAGGGACTGAACTCCACGTCCGTCGTCTCGGTCGGCTACGGTTCGGGCGGCGAGACAGTCGCCAAACTCGGCGTGGTCGGACCGACCCGCATGGACTACCCCGGAACGATGGGAGCGGTACGCGCAGTGGCACGTTACGTCGGACAGATCCTGGCGGAGTCGTAA
- the dnaJ gene encoding molecular chaperone DnaJ — protein MATDYYAVLGVRRDASQDEIKKAFRRLARELHPDVNPDPKTQERFKEINAAYEVLSDPQKKQVYDLGGDPLSSSGGGGGAGGFGAGGFGNFSDIMDAFFGQASQRGPRSRTRRGQDAMIRLDLELDEAAFGTTKDIQVDTAVVCTTCSGEGAAPGTSAQTCDMCRGRGEVSQVTRSFLGQVMTSRPCPQCQGFGTVVPTPCPECAGDGRVRSRRSLTVKIPAGVENGTRIQLAGEGEVGPGGGPAGDLYVEIHELSHPTFQRRGDDLHCTVTIPMTAAALGTKCPLETLDGMEEIDIRPGTGSGQSIPLHGRGVTHLRGGGRGDLIVHVEVTTPSKLDAQQEELLRQLAKLRGEERPMGQFAPGQQGLFSRLKDAFNGR, from the coding sequence GTGGCCACGGACTACTACGCCGTTCTCGGCGTGCGCCGCGACGCATCGCAGGACGAGATCAAGAAGGCCTTCCGCCGCCTGGCGCGTGAACTCCACCCGGACGTGAATCCGGACCCGAAGACGCAGGAGCGCTTCAAGGAGATCAACGCGGCCTACGAGGTGCTCTCGGACCCGCAGAAGAAGCAGGTCTACGACCTCGGCGGCGACCCGCTGTCCTCCTCGGGCGGCGGCGGGGGCGCGGGCGGCTTCGGTGCGGGCGGCTTCGGCAATTTCTCGGACATCATGGACGCCTTCTTCGGCCAGGCCTCGCAGCGCGGACCGCGCTCGCGGACCCGCCGCGGCCAGGACGCCATGATCCGCCTCGACCTGGAGCTGGACGAGGCCGCCTTCGGCACGACCAAGGACATCCAGGTCGACACGGCCGTCGTCTGCACCACCTGCTCCGGAGAGGGCGCCGCTCCCGGCACCTCGGCGCAGACGTGTGACATGTGCCGTGGTCGCGGTGAGGTGTCGCAGGTCACCCGGTCCTTCCTGGGCCAGGTCATGACCTCGCGCCCCTGCCCCCAGTGCCAGGGCTTCGGCACCGTGGTCCCGACCCCGTGCCCCGAGTGCGCGGGCGACGGCCGGGTCCGCTCCCGCCGCAGCCTGACGGTCAAGATCCCGGCCGGTGTCGAGAACGGCACCCGGATCCAGCTCGCGGGCGAGGGCGAGGTCGGCCCCGGCGGCGGCCCCGCCGGCGACCTGTACGTGGAGATCCACGAGCTGTCGCACCCCACCTTCCAGCGGCGCGGGGACGACCTGCACTGCACGGTGACCATCCCCATGACGGCCGCGGCCCTGGGCACCAAATGCCCGCTGGAGACCCTGGACGGCATGGAGGAGATCGACATCCGCCCGGGCACCGGGTCCGGCCAGTCGATCCCGCTGCACGGGCGCGGCGTCACGCACCTGCGCGGCGGCGGCCGCGGCGACCTGATCGTCCACGTCGAGGTCACCACCCCGAGCAAGCTGGACGCCCAGCAGGAGGAGCTGCTGCGCCAGCTCGCCAAGCTGCGCGGCGAGGAGCGGCCCATGGGCCAGTTCGCGCCGGGCCAGCAGGGCCTGTTCAGTCGCCTGAAGGACGCCTTCAACGGCCGCTGA
- a CDS encoding nitronate monooxygenase, with translation MSSAPYGLSPYPIVQAPMAGGASCPPLAAAVCEAGGLGYLAGGYKTADGMYQEVKQLRALTRRPFGVNLFMPQTGYVDPAAVEAYRGQLAGEASWYDVSLAEEDIIGTSDDGYDAKLAILLEDPVPVVSFTYGVPAPAVLAALRKAGTYSVVTVTSVDEARAVQAAGADAVCVQGVEAGGHQGTHRDDPQADGTAGVGLLALVAQVREAVALPIIAAGGLMRGSQVAALLAAGADAAQFGTAFLACPESGAHPLHKQALTDPLFPHTELTRAFSGRPARGLVNRFMREHGPYAPAAYPQLHHMTSGLRKAAAAAGDPQGMALWAGQGHRLARALPAGELVEVLVAELAEAQSGWKSMDNRSTS, from the coding sequence ATGTCCTCCGCACCGTACGGTCTCTCCCCCTACCCGATCGTGCAGGCTCCCATGGCGGGCGGCGCCTCCTGTCCGCCGCTGGCCGCCGCCGTGTGCGAGGCGGGCGGCCTGGGCTACCTGGCCGGCGGCTACAAGACCGCCGACGGCATGTACCAGGAGGTCAAACAGCTGCGCGCGCTCACCCGGCGCCCCTTCGGCGTGAACCTCTTCATGCCGCAGACCGGGTACGTGGACCCCGCCGCGGTGGAGGCGTACCGCGGGCAGCTCGCCGGTGAGGCGAGCTGGTACGACGTCTCCCTGGCCGAAGAGGACATCATCGGCACCAGCGACGACGGTTACGACGCCAAGCTCGCGATCCTGCTCGAAGACCCGGTCCCCGTCGTCTCGTTCACCTACGGGGTGCCCGCGCCCGCGGTCCTGGCCGCCCTGCGCAAGGCCGGCACGTACTCGGTCGTCACCGTCACCTCGGTCGACGAGGCCCGCGCCGTCCAGGCCGCGGGCGCCGACGCCGTCTGCGTCCAGGGCGTGGAGGCCGGCGGTCACCAGGGCACCCACCGCGACGACCCGCAGGCCGACGGCACGGCGGGCGTGGGCCTGCTCGCGCTCGTGGCCCAGGTACGGGAGGCCGTGGCGCTGCCGATCATCGCGGCGGGCGGGCTGATGCGGGGCTCGCAGGTCGCGGCGCTGCTGGCGGCGGGCGCGGACGCGGCGCAGTTCGGCACCGCGTTCCTGGCCTGCCCCGAATCGGGCGCGCACCCGCTGCACAAGCAGGCCCTGACCGACCCCCTGTTCCCCCACACGGAGCTCACCCGGGCGTTCTCGGGGCGGCCGGCCCGGGGCCTGGTGAACCGGTTCATGCGGGAGCACGGGCCGTACGCCCCGGCCGCGTACCCCCAGCTCCACCACATGACCAGCGGACTGCGCAAGGCGGCCGCCGCGGCCGGGGACCCGCAGGGCATGGCCCTGTGGGCGGGCCAGGGGCACCGGCTGGCCCGGGCCCTGCCCGCGGGGGAGCTGGTGGAGGTGCTGGTGGCCGAACTGGCCGAGGCGCAGAGCGGATGGAAGTCGATGGACAACAGGAGTACGTCATGA
- a CDS encoding 16S rRNA (uracil(1498)-N(3))-methyltransferase yields MTAPVFVVEEVPAGPEFVLDGPEGRHAVSVKRLNPGEDVVLTDGRGHWAEGVVKAAEGKDRLVVMDLNSIEEEPEPAVRITVVQALPKGDRGELAVETMTETGVDAIVPWQASRCITQWRGDRGAKSLAKWRATAREAGKQSRRVRFPEVAEAMSTKQVAALLAGADLAMVLHEDRDTPSGALATAELPAAGSVVLVVGPEGGVSPEELAVFAEAGAHPYRLGSSVLRTSTAGTAATAVLLARTGRWS; encoded by the coding sequence ATGACCGCCCCCGTGTTCGTGGTCGAAGAGGTCCCCGCAGGGCCGGAGTTCGTGCTCGACGGCCCGGAGGGCCGGCACGCGGTCTCCGTGAAGCGGCTGAACCCCGGCGAGGACGTGGTCCTCACCGACGGGCGCGGCCACTGGGCCGAGGGGGTCGTCAAGGCCGCCGAGGGCAAGGACCGGCTGGTGGTCATGGACCTGAACTCGATCGAGGAGGAACCGGAACCGGCCGTCCGGATCACCGTCGTACAGGCCCTCCCCAAGGGCGACCGAGGCGAGCTCGCCGTCGAGACCATGACCGAGACCGGCGTCGACGCCATCGTCCCCTGGCAGGCCTCGCGCTGCATCACCCAGTGGCGCGGCGACCGCGGCGCCAAGTCCCTGGCCAAGTGGCGGGCCACGGCCCGGGAGGCGGGCAAGCAGTCCCGCCGGGTGCGCTTCCCGGAGGTCGCGGAGGCCATGTCCACCAAGCAGGTCGCGGCGCTGCTGGCCGGGGCCGACCTGGCGATGGTCCTCCACGAGGACCGGGACACCCCCTCGGGCGCCCTGGCCACGGCCGAACTCCCGGCCGCCGGCTCCGTCGTCCTGGTCGTCGGACCCGAGGGCGGGGTCTCGCCGGAGGAGCTCGCCGTCTTCGCGGAGGCCGGGGCCCACCCGTACCGCCTGGGCTCCTCGGTCCTGCGCACCTCCACCGCCGGAACCGCGGCGACGGCGGTCCTGCTCGCGCGCACCGGCCGCTGGTCCTGA
- a CDS encoding histidine triad nucleotide-binding protein: MAGEPQADCLFCKIVAGNIPATVVRETETTFAFRDINPQAPTHVLVIPKVHYPDAASLAAADPAAAADVLREAGQIAADEKLDDHGYRIVFNTGAGAGQTVFHAHAHVLGGRGLQWPPG, translated from the coding sequence ATGGCCGGGGAACCGCAGGCGGACTGCCTGTTCTGCAAGATCGTCGCGGGTAACATCCCCGCGACCGTGGTCCGGGAGACCGAGACGACGTTCGCCTTCCGGGACATCAACCCGCAGGCGCCCACGCACGTCCTCGTGATCCCCAAGGTGCACTACCCCGACGCCGCCTCGCTCGCCGCCGCCGACCCGGCCGCCGCCGCCGACGTGCTGCGCGAGGCCGGGCAGATCGCGGCCGACGAGAAGCTGGACGACCACGGCTACCGCATCGTGTTCAACACCGGCGCCGGAGCCGGCCAGACCGTCTTCCACGCGCACGCGCACGTCCTGGGCGGCCGCGGCCTCCAGTGGCCCCCCGGGTAG
- a CDS encoding ribonuclease Z: MSVREFVVLGTASQVPTRHRNHNGYLLRWDGEGILFDPGEGTQRQMLRAGVAAHDIDRICVTHFHGDHSLGLAGVIQRINLDRVPHPVTAHYPASGQKFFDRLRYATAYRETVALREEPVAADGTLAEGASYVLEARRLSHPVESFGYRLTEPDGRRMVPELLARHGIKGPDVGRIQREGRLGGVTLDDVSEPRPGQSFAFVMDTRLCPGVDALAAGADMLVIESTFLDEDEALATDHGHLTAGQAARVARDAGVRHLVLTHFSQRYGDPQEFERQARAAGFEGELTIAADLVRVPLPKRG; this comes from the coding sequence GTGTCCGTACGCGAGTTCGTGGTGCTGGGCACCGCCAGCCAGGTGCCCACCCGCCACCGCAACCACAACGGCTACCTCCTGCGCTGGGACGGCGAGGGCATCCTGTTCGACCCGGGCGAGGGCACCCAGCGCCAGATGCTGCGCGCCGGGGTGGCCGCGCACGACATCGACCGGATCTGCGTCACCCACTTCCACGGTGACCACAGCCTCGGCCTCGCCGGGGTGATCCAGCGCATCAACCTGGACCGGGTCCCGCACCCCGTCACGGCGCACTACCCGGCCTCGGGGCAGAAGTTCTTCGACCGGCTCCGGTACGCCACCGCCTACCGGGAGACCGTGGCGCTGCGCGAGGAGCCCGTGGCGGCGGACGGGACGCTGGCCGAGGGGGCCTCGTACGTCCTGGAGGCCCGGCGGCTCTCGCACCCGGTGGAATCCTTCGGCTACCGCCTGACCGAACCGGACGGACGCCGCATGGTGCCCGAACTCCTCGCGCGGCACGGGATCAAGGGGCCCGACGTGGGCCGGATCCAGCGCGAGGGGCGGCTGGGCGGGGTCACGCTCGACGACGTCAGCGAGCCCCGGCCGGGCCAGAGCTTCGCCTTCGTCATGGACACCCGGCTGTGCCCCGGCGTCGACGCGCTCGCGGCGGGCGCCGACATGCTGGTGATCGAGTCCACGTTCCTCGACGAGGACGAGGCCCTGGCGACCGACCACGGCCACCTCACCGCCGGCCAGGCGGCCCGGGTCGCACGCGACGCGGGCGTACGCCACCTCGTGCTGACGCACTTCTCGCAGCGCTACGGCGACCCGCAGGAGTTCGAACGCCAGGCCCGCGCGGCCGGTTTCGAGGGCGAGCTGACGATCGCCGCGGACCTCGTACGGGTTCCCCTGCCCAAGCGGGGCTGA
- a CDS encoding MFS transporter, whose product MSDTTPAPPAAWPLVALFTAGYVAPYLLPTVVGRLDAHLPLSPAQAGLVGTALLLGSATAGFTLASCIPRRGPRPLARLGLLLAVLGYGTAASTTLLPLVVAGVVVGGFGSGSATAVAAAGIAGHRDPHRMSSLGLLSVSATAGALYLTLPHLGGGHGLPFAAIALVAALAWPATGRLGGPTRPGPAAVRSSGRPPYPRAGAVLAGCLLLWSLTQEALWGVSGRIGAEQAGLSEATLGVVFAVALGAGLLGVTGASAFGTRLGRAVPIGAGTAAIAGCVVLTASADGLAGFAAGEVLWNAVYPVVLSYVIGLAAALDPRGRWAVFAGAASSLGTACGPVAGSLLAEAFGLPGMGLVLGGLLLAVAGPLTAVAVHAGRGPAATATAAVGGPVLRGEVPAPAPGPGPVADAPVRVRRTPRRILLLTPTAARTRRAAAKDRL is encoded by the coding sequence GTGTCCGACACCACCCCCGCGCCGCCCGCCGCCTGGCCCCTGGTGGCCCTCTTCACGGCCGGGTACGTCGCCCCCTACCTGCTCCCCACCGTCGTCGGACGCCTCGACGCCCACCTCCCGCTGAGCCCCGCCCAGGCCGGGCTCGTCGGCACGGCCCTGCTCCTCGGCTCCGCCACCGCCGGGTTCACCCTGGCCTCCTGCATCCCCCGCCGCGGGCCGCGGCCGCTGGCCCGGCTCGGCCTGCTGCTCGCCGTCCTGGGCTACGGGACGGCGGCCTCCACCACCCTGCTCCCGCTCGTGGTCGCGGGCGTGGTGGTCGGCGGCTTCGGCTCCGGCAGCGCGACCGCCGTGGCAGCCGCCGGGATCGCCGGGCACCGTGATCCGCACCGGATGTCCTCGCTCGGGCTGCTGTCGGTCTCGGCGACCGCGGGGGCCCTGTACCTGACCCTGCCCCACCTCGGCGGCGGCCACGGGCTGCCGTTCGCGGCCATCGCCCTGGTCGCGGCGCTGGCCTGGCCGGCCACCGGCCGCCTGGGCGGGCCGACCCGTCCCGGTCCGGCCGCCGTACGGAGCTCCGGCCGGCCGCCGTACCCGCGCGCCGGGGCGGTGCTGGCGGGGTGCCTGCTGCTCTGGTCCCTGACCCAGGAGGCCCTGTGGGGCGTCAGCGGGCGGATCGGCGCCGAGCAGGCGGGGCTGTCCGAGGCCACGCTGGGCGTCGTCTTCGCCGTGGCGCTGGGCGCGGGCCTGCTCGGGGTCACGGGCGCCTCCGCGTTCGGCACGCGGCTGGGGCGGGCGGTCCCGATCGGCGCGGGCACGGCGGCCATCGCGGGCTGCGTGGTGCTGACCGCCTCCGCGGACGGGCTCGCCGGTTTCGCGGCCGGGGAGGTCCTGTGGAACGCGGTCTACCCGGTCGTCCTCTCGTACGTGATCGGCCTCGCGGCGGCCCTGGACCCGCGCGGCCGCTGGGCGGTGTTCGCCGGGGCCGCCTCCTCGCTGGGCACGGCCTGCGGCCCGGTGGCGGGCAGCCTGCTCGCCGAGGCCTTCGGGCTCCCGGGCATGGGACTGGTGCTGGGCGGGCTGCTGCTGGCGGTGGCCGGACCGCTGACCGCCGTCGCGGTGCACGCCGGCAGGGGCCCTGCGGCCACCGCCACCGCCGCGGTCGGCGGACCGGTCCTGCGGGGCGAGGTCCCGGCGCCGGCCCCCGGCCCCGGCCCGGTGGCCGACGCGCCCGTCCGCGTACGGCGCACTCCGCGCCGGATCCTGCTCCTGACCCCCACGGCCGCCCGCACCCGCCGCGCCGCCGCGAAGGACCGGCTCTAG
- a CDS encoding carbohydrate kinase family protein, protein MPACGNEPSHQSREYTVTSRDSRTSRTADLDPLDSAAADLDPLGPLRDPLEPGFDVYLTGTVFLDIIFTGLDSAPVRGTESWARGMGSSPGGVANMATALARLGLRTSLAAAFGDDHYGEYCWDALEQGEGIDLSMSRTIPGWHSPVTVSMAYEGERTMVSHGHEAPPPAGPGPFPQCPPRTRAAVASLARGRTEPWVAEAARRGARIFADVGWDESGRWDLAALPDLEHCEAFLPNAGEAMRYTRTDCPRAAARALAEKVPVAVVTMGAEGSYAVDGRTGETAEVPGIAVEELDPTGAGDVYVAGFVTGTLAGWPLGDRLAFAGLTAALSVQEFGGSLSAPGWPEVAHWWRTVPETLRPRYGFLDALVPPGGEPASRRRAVPTIGFRHPV, encoded by the coding sequence ATGCCCGCTTGCGGAAACGAGCCTTCGCACCAGAGCCGGGAGTACACCGTGACCAGTCGGGACAGCCGCACCAGCCGCACCGCAGACCTGGACCCGCTCGACAGCGCGGCCGCGGACCTGGATCCGCTCGGCCCGCTGCGGGACCCCCTGGAGCCGGGGTTCGACGTCTACCTGACCGGCACGGTCTTCCTCGACATCATCTTCACCGGCCTCGACTCGGCTCCGGTGCGCGGTACCGAGTCCTGGGCGCGCGGCATGGGCTCCAGTCCCGGCGGAGTGGCCAACATGGCCACCGCCCTGGCCCGGCTCGGCCTGCGCACCTCGCTGGCGGCCGCGTTCGGCGACGACCACTACGGCGAGTACTGCTGGGACGCGCTGGAGCAGGGCGAGGGCATCGACCTGTCGATGTCGCGGACCATCCCCGGCTGGCACAGCCCGGTCACGGTCTCGATGGCGTACGAGGGCGAGCGCACGATGGTCTCGCACGGCCACGAGGCCCCGCCCCCGGCGGGCCCCGGCCCGTTCCCGCAGTGCCCGCCGCGCACCCGGGCGGCCGTGGCCTCGCTGGCGCGGGGGCGGACGGAGCCGTGGGTCGCGGAGGCGGCGCGCCGCGGGGCGCGGATCTTCGCGGACGTGGGATGGGACGAAAGCGGCCGCTGGGACCTGGCGGCACTGCCGGACCTGGAGCACTGCGAGGCCTTCCTGCCGAACGCGGGGGAGGCGATGCGGTACACGCGGACGGACTGTCCCAGAGCCGCGGCCCGGGCGCTGGCCGAGAAGGTGCCGGTCGCGGTGGTGACGATGGGCGCGGAGGGCTCGTACGCGGTGGACGGGCGGACCGGCGAGACGGCGGAGGTCCCCGGGATCGCGGTGGAGGAGCTGGACCCGACGGGGGCGGGGGACGTCTACGTGGCCGGGTTCGTCACCGGCACCCTGGCGGGGTGGCCGCTGGGGGACCGGCTGGCCTTCGCGGGGCTGACGGCGGCCCTGTCGGTCCAGGAGTTCGGTGGCTCCCTGTCGGCCCCGGGCTGGCCGGAGGTGGCCCACTGGTGGCGCACGGTCCCCGAGACCCTGCGGCCGCGCTACGGGTTCCTCGACGCGCTGGTCCCGCCGGGCGGGGAGCCGGCCTCCCGGCGCCGGGCGGTCCCGACCATCGGCTTCCGCCATCCCGTCTAG
- a CDS encoding PhoH family protein: MTQTPTAQNPAPGQARAHFTVPARHPMVAVLGSGDALLRVIEKAFPKADIHVRGNQVSAVGDAAEVALVQRLFDEMMLVLRTGQPMTEDAVERSIAMLKASGNGNGPDETPAEVLTQNILSSRGRTIRPKTLNQKRYVDAIDKNTIVFGIGPAGTGKTYLAMAKAVQALQSKQVSRIILTRPAVEAGERLGFLPGTLFDKIDPYLRPLYDALHDMIDPDSIPRLMAAGTIEVAPLAYMRGRSQPIFTNVLTPDGWRPIGDLRVGDLVVGSNGEPTPVLGVYPQGEKDIYRVTSQDGSWTLACGEHLWTVRTRDDKRRDKPWRVLETQDMIGNLRAGHARRYELPMLTAPVEFPVREIPMDPYALGLLLGDGCLTGSTTPSFSTEDEELVHALEAALPGVAVRHKGGPDYVLNRTKSPGDVITLENPVTRILRELDLLGSRSHSKFVPDDYLFNTADVRLAVLQGLLDSDGGPVAQKDRTCRIQYSTASVVLRDDVIALVQSLGGVAYTRRRAAEGREQGSARAAHRYDAHVVDIRLPEGIEPFRLARKRDSYRAAGGGGRPMRFIDSIEPAGREEAVCIQVAAEDSLYVTQDYLLTHNTLNEAFVVLDEAQNTTTEQMKMFLTRLGFDSKIVITGDITQVDLPGGAKSGLRQVQTILEGVPDIHFSRLTSEDVVRHKLVGRIVDAYEKYDDSQDAQQSRNGYQRK; this comes from the coding sequence ATGACTCAGACACCCACAGCCCAGAACCCGGCGCCGGGGCAGGCGCGAGCCCACTTCACCGTTCCGGCCAGGCACCCGATGGTCGCGGTGCTCGGCTCTGGTGACGCCCTGTTGCGCGTGATCGAGAAGGCCTTCCCGAAGGCCGACATCCATGTTCGGGGCAATCAGGTCAGCGCGGTCGGAGACGCGGCGGAAGTCGCTCTGGTCCAGCGCCTGTTCGACGAGATGATGCTGGTGCTCCGCACCGGGCAGCCGATGACGGAGGACGCAGTGGAACGCTCGATCGCCATGCTCAAGGCGAGCGGCAACGGCAACGGGCCGGACGAGACCCCGGCGGAGGTGCTCACCCAGAACATCCTCTCCAGCCGCGGCCGCACCATCCGCCCCAAGACCCTCAACCAGAAGCGGTACGTCGACGCGATCGACAAGAACACGATCGTGTTCGGCATCGGCCCCGCCGGTACCGGCAAGACCTACCTCGCCATGGCCAAGGCGGTCCAGGCCCTGCAGTCCAAGCAGGTCAGCCGGATCATCCTGACCCGCCCCGCCGTCGAGGCCGGAGAGCGGCTCGGCTTCCTGCCCGGCACCCTCTTCGACAAGATCGACCCGTACCTGCGCCCGCTGTACGACGCGCTGCACGACATGATCGACCCGGACTCGATCCCCCGCCTGATGGCCGCGGGGACCATCGAGGTCGCGCCGCTCGCGTACATGCGCGGCCGTAGTCAGCCGATCTTCACGAACGTTCTGACACCGGATGGCTGGCGACCCATCGGCGATCTTCGAGTGGGTGACCTGGTCGTCGGATCGAATGGCGAGCCGACCCCGGTCCTCGGTGTCTATCCGCAGGGCGAGAAGGACATCTACCGTGTCACGTCCCAGGACGGCTCCTGGACCCTGGCCTGCGGTGAGCACCTCTGGACGGTCAGGACGCGCGACGACAAGCGCCGCGACAAGCCGTGGCGTGTGCTGGAGACCCAGGACATGATCGGCAACCTCCGGGCAGGGCACGCCCGCCGCTATGAGCTGCCGATGCTCACCGCACCTGTCGAGTTCCCCGTACGCGAGATCCCCATGGACCCGTACGCGCTCGGGCTGCTGCTCGGGGACGGATGCCTGACCGGCTCCACCACCCCGTCGTTCTCCACGGAGGACGAGGAACTCGTCCACGCGCTGGAGGCTGCGCTTCCAGGTGTGGCCGTTCGGCACAAGGGCGGTCCCGACTACGTCCTGAACCGGACCAAGTCTCCCGGTGACGTGATCACCCTGGAGAATCCCGTCACCCGGATCCTGCGCGAACTGGACCTGCTCGGCAGCCGTTCACACTCCAAGTTCGTGCCGGACGACTACCTGTTCAACACGGCGGATGTCCGTCTCGCCGTGCTCCAGGGGCTGCTCGACTCCGACGGCGGCCCGGTCGCCCAGAAGGACCGGACCTGTCGGATCCAATACTCCACGGCGTCGGTCGTCCTGAGGGACGACGTGATCGCCCTCGTCCAGTCCCTCGGCGGCGTCGCGTACACCCGGCGTCGCGCGGCCGAGGGACGCGAGCAGGGCAGTGCGCGAGCCGCTCACCGCTACGACGCGCACGTCGTCGACATCCGCCTGCCCGAGGGCATCGAGCCCTTCCGTCTCGCCCGCAAGCGGGACAGCTACCGCGCGGCCGGCGGAGGCGGGCGTCCGATGCGCTTCATCGACTCGATCGAGCCGGCGGGGCGGGAGGAGGCGGTGTGCATCCAGGTGGCCGCCGAGGACTCGCTGTACGTCACGCAGGACTATCTCCTGACGCACAACACCCTCAACGAGGCGTTCGTCGTCCTCGACGAGGCGCAGAACACGACCACCGAGCAGATGAAGATGTTTCTGACCCGCCTCGGCTTCGATTCGAAGATCGTCATCACGGGTGACATCACCCAGGTCGACCTGCCCGGCGGCGCCAAGTCGGGTCTGCGCCAGGTCCAGACGATCCTCGAAGGGGTCCCGGACATCCACTTCTCGCGGCTCACGTCCGAGGATGTCGTCCGGCACAAGCTGGTCGGCCGTATCGTCGATGCGTACGAGAAGTACGACGACAGCCAGGACGCCCAGCAGTCCCGGAACGGCTACCAGCGGAAGTAG